DNA from Arthrobacter sp. FW305-BF8:
CAGCAGACGGCGCATGATTTTGCCGCTGCGGGTCTTGGGTACGTCGGGGACAACGACGATGTCGCGTGGCTTGGCGATCGGGCCGATCTCCTTGGCAACGTGGTTGCGGAGGGTTTCGCTGGTTGAGCTCGCCGAAACCCCGTTCTTCAAGACAACAAACGCGACGACGGCGTGCCCCGTCTTGGGATCGGCCACCGGACAGACACCCGCTTCCACCACATCCGGGTGGGTGACGAGGGCGGACTCAATCTCGATCGTGGAGAGCAGGTGGCCTGAGACGTTGAGCGTATCGTCCACCCGCCCCAGGATCCAGATGTCGCCGTCGTCGTCGTACTTGGCGCCGTCGCCCGCAAGGAACCAGCCCTGCTCCGCATACTGGCTCCAGTAGGAGTCGAAGTAGCGGCGCGGGTTGCCCCAGACTGTCCGGGCGATTGCCGGGCCGGGCTGGTCCACGACGATGAAGCCCTGTACCCCCGGTGCGGTGCGGTTCCCGGCCTCGTCCACCACCCGGGTGCTGACGCCGGGCAGCGGCCGGGCGGCGCAGCCGGGCTTGAACTCGGTGTCCGTCGGCGCGGGGGACATGATGGTGGCGCCGGTTTCGGACTGCCACCAGGTGTCCACCACGGGGGCGGACCCCGCACCCAGGTTGTCGCGGAGCCAGCGCCACGCCTCCGGGTTCACGGCCTCTCCCACGGTGCCCAGCAAACGGATGGAGGAGAAGTCGTAGCTGTCCGGGACGCCGTCCGGGAACCAGCCCATGAGTGAGCGGACCAGGGTGGGGGCCGTGTAGTACTGCGTGACGCCGTAGCGTTCGATGATCTCGAAGTGCCGGCCCGGGTGCGGGGTGTTGGGCGTGCCCTCGAAGATCACCTGCGTGACGCCGTTGGAGAGCGGACCGTAGATCTCGTAGGTGTGCGCGGTGACCCAGGCGAGGTCGGCGGTGCACCAGTGCACATCCTGGTCCCGGAGCGCGGGATCCGGGTTGCTGAACAGGTGCTCGAAGCTCCAGGAGGCCTGGGTCAGGTAGCCACCGGATGTGTGAACCAATCCCTTGGGCTTACCCGTGGTGCCGGAGGTGTACATGATGAACAGGGGAGTCTCGGCGTCGAACGCCTCCGGTTCGTGCACGTCGGAGGCGGGTTCGACGACGTCGTGCCACCAGACGTCGCGGCCTGCGGTCATGGGGACGGTTGCGAGATCTTCGGGGGCGGTGGTGCGGTTGATGACCAGGATGCGCTCGATCGCGTTGTCTCCCGCGACGGCGGCGTCTGCGTTGTCCTTGACGGGCACCGCGACGCCGCGACGGAACTGGCCGTCGGTGGTCACCAGCAGCTTGGCTCCGGTGTCCTCGACGCGGAACCGGAGTGCCTCGGCGGAAAATCCGCCGAACACCAGGGAGTGGATGGCGCCGATCCGGGCCACGGCGAGGGTGATGATGACCGTTTCCGGAATCACGGGCAGGTAGATGACCACGCGGTCGCCCTTGGTGATGCCGAGGGAGAGCAGCGCGTTGGCTGCCTTGGACACTTCACGCTGCAGTTCGGCGTAGGTGATGGCGCGGCGGTCGCCCGGTTCGCCCTCGAAGAACAGCGCCATCTTGTCCCCGCGGCCGGCGGCGACGTGGCGGTCCACACAGTTGTACGCGACGTTCAGCCTGCCGCCGTCGAACCACTTGATCTCTGGTCCACGGCCGGCTTCGACGTCGGCGGGCCGCCAGCTGTGCGCTGTGTGCCAAGGCTTCCGGGCGCCAGGGTCCTGGGTGCCAGGTTCCTGCCCGCCGGGGCCCTCGGCCCAGTCCAGCCGGAGGGCTTGTTCCTCCCAGAAGGCAACATTGCCGGGGTTGACAATGGAAGTGGTGCCGCTGTGACGCGCCGGCCCG
Protein-coding regions in this window:
- the acs gene encoding acetate--CoA ligase — protein: MTPHNSSALPTLARIPSEATPQTTSDATANEAGLRDAPGSFSGSSGWSSTEPTDGAVHGVPTDGPARHSGTTSIVNPGNVAFWEEQALRLDWAEGPGGQEPGTQDPGARKPWHTAHSWRPADVEAGRGPEIKWFDGGRLNVAYNCVDRHVAAGRGDKMALFFEGEPGDRRAITYAELQREVSKAANALLSLGITKGDRVVIYLPVIPETVIITLAVARIGAIHSLVFGGFSAEALRFRVEDTGAKLLVTTDGQFRRGVAVPVKDNADAAVAGDNAIERILVINRTTAPEDLATVPMTAGRDVWWHDVVEPASDVHEPEAFDAETPLFIMYTSGTTGKPKGLVHTSGGYLTQASWSFEHLFSNPDPALRDQDVHWCTADLAWVTAHTYEIYGPLSNGVTQVIFEGTPNTPHPGRHFEIIERYGVTQYYTAPTLVRSLMGWFPDGVPDSYDFSSIRLLGTVGEAVNPEAWRWLRDNLGAGSAPVVDTWWQSETGATIMSPAPTDTEFKPGCAARPLPGVSTRVVDEAGNRTAPGVQGFIVVDQPGPAIARTVWGNPRRYFDSYWSQYAEQGWFLAGDGAKYDDDGDIWILGRVDDTLNVSGHLLSTIEIESALVTHPDVVEAGVCPVADPKTGHAVVAFVVLKNGVSASSTSETLRNHVAKEIGPIAKPRDIVVVPDVPKTRSGKIMRRLLTQLFEGTALGDTTSLQNEPAIAGIQKALHSRAAAVPGNPNSGQK